Proteins found in one Aneurinibacillus uraniidurans genomic segment:
- a CDS encoding dynamin family protein, translating into MIETVEARTGQEEYTHIPARVLYRRVEALAEAFAAAGDEKNARKSRQLLEKLYKKEFTVAFCGHFSAGKSSMINALMGDKVLPSSPIPTSANVVSIKTGKKSARIYFKDSEPLEFGPDYNVNELKQYAVNGEEVETIELYHPSNLLGEAISIMDTPGIDSTDDAHKVSTESSLHLSDAVLYVMDYNHVQSEVNFRFTKSLKDRGVPVYLVINQIDKHVDFELSFAQYRESVIDAFRHWDIEPDGVYFTSLKDVDHPENQWPMLLAELGRLFAAKEELLIPSIMRAAHYLIDEHGKFLEEKHTAAREPLMQVLAEADENAVTRYEELTQHLVSLRQPADALETEAKRELHTMLDNAPLMPFTTRELARQFLESRQSSFKVGFLFSAGKKTKEERDKRLRDFYEELKENAAKHIGWHVKELLRKLPEAHGYDDSEFQKRVMEFDVSFGPELIENAVKPGALTSGEYILTYSKDVSDSIKQLYRRAAQDEYEYAVQQMRKQAEVAAGDVRAELATLAPVKEAKDKLAALTREETAAAARFVAMIDQGVPNEASAPPLPGYTEPEAEKVEGASLPAAASGERVTLQTQASTSGMAPSSSAIQKDYRGLRLNTADLLRVIAGETSGVPGLAGAGHAMRQRAERLEKNRFTVALFGAFSAGKSSFANALMGDLILPVSPNPTTAAINKILPPDEQNPHGSVRVRLKTAEDMTSDVLQSLDVFDIAAGSIEEAIQKSTALNAGDIHPTAKPHYSFLRAVQKGYAEIKNELGTDLIIGLEEFQAFVAKEEKACFVEWIELYYDCPLTQQGIILVDTPGADSINARHTGVAFEYIKNADAVLFVTYYNHAFSHADREFLIQLGRVKDTFAMDKMFFIVNAADLAHSQEELDGVVNHVVQNLGTCGIVRPRIYPVSSQTALLARMGEKNKLTDSGAAILRKRLSVGETEALPSAEEALTFSGLRHFEKEFISFTLEELTGIALKEAFAEVERVIGTMDELIVAARQDAGARAEQLSRTERKRETSLATIRDLDTAADIQALEKEVTELAYYVKQRVMLRFSEAFRYAFNPTNLTEANGRNMQKLLRASLDELSRFLAFDLAQEMRATALRAETFMAKNGEKVTDRLNKRLDIEHFFLRAWEQPTYDTPAFASQLPEGTTGDLAAALSLFKNPKQFFEQGGQDKMKDTLEQRYQVPVQAYVDGAAHVLHDYYVPAFRTQLEQLAERAVQEVEEHFAGLIAVLSTDIDVEGLASLRQAIAGRIQTARAEMDI; encoded by the coding sequence ATGATTGAAACAGTAGAGGCCCGCACCGGGCAGGAGGAGTACACGCACATCCCGGCGCGTGTGTTATATCGACGTGTGGAAGCGCTAGCGGAGGCGTTCGCAGCAGCGGGCGATGAGAAAAATGCTAGAAAATCCCGACAATTGCTTGAAAAATTATATAAAAAAGAATTTACAGTTGCGTTTTGTGGACATTTTTCTGCTGGGAAATCAAGTATGATCAATGCGCTTATGGGGGACAAGGTACTTCCATCCAGCCCGATTCCGACCAGTGCGAACGTGGTTAGCATCAAGACGGGCAAAAAATCGGCTCGCATTTATTTCAAAGACAGTGAGCCGCTTGAATTCGGGCCGGACTATAATGTGAACGAGCTGAAGCAGTATGCGGTAAACGGAGAAGAGGTTGAGACGATTGAGCTGTATCATCCATCTAATCTGCTTGGAGAAGCGATTAGTATTATGGATACGCCAGGGATTGACTCGACGGATGATGCACACAAAGTATCAACCGAATCGTCGCTTCATCTCTCGGATGCGGTCCTGTATGTGATGGACTATAACCATGTCCAATCTGAAGTGAACTTCCGATTTACGAAGTCGCTGAAAGACCGGGGAGTTCCGGTTTATCTTGTGATTAATCAGATTGACAAACATGTTGATTTCGAATTGAGTTTTGCTCAGTATCGTGAAAGCGTGATTGATGCGTTTCGACACTGGGACATTGAGCCGGATGGTGTGTATTTTACATCGTTGAAAGATGTGGATCATCCAGAAAATCAATGGCCTATGCTGCTTGCTGAGTTAGGTCGTCTGTTTGCAGCTAAAGAAGAACTGCTTATCCCAAGCATTATGCGTGCCGCACATTATTTGATTGATGAGCATGGCAAGTTTCTTGAAGAGAAGCATACTGCTGCGCGAGAGCCACTTATGCAAGTGTTGGCAGAAGCGGATGAGAATGCAGTTACTCGTTATGAAGAACTTACACAACACCTCGTTTCCTTGCGTCAGCCAGCCGATGCATTAGAAACGGAAGCGAAGCGTGAGTTGCATACTATGCTTGATAATGCACCGCTCATGCCATTTACCACCCGGGAGCTGGCACGTCAGTTTTTAGAGAGTCGTCAGTCCAGCTTCAAAGTTGGCTTTTTATTCTCTGCCGGTAAGAAAACGAAAGAAGAAAGAGATAAGCGTCTGCGTGATTTTTACGAAGAGTTGAAAGAGAATGCAGCCAAGCATATTGGCTGGCATGTAAAAGAGTTGTTGCGCAAACTTCCAGAAGCGCATGGTTATGACGATAGTGAGTTCCAAAAGCGGGTGATGGAATTCGACGTATCGTTCGGCCCGGAATTAATCGAGAACGCAGTGAAGCCGGGGGCACTAACGAGCGGCGAGTATATTCTGACCTATTCAAAAGACGTGTCTGATTCGATCAAGCAGCTGTATCGCCGTGCGGCGCAGGATGAATATGAATATGCTGTGCAACAGATGCGTAAGCAAGCCGAAGTAGCTGCTGGTGATGTGCGTGCCGAGCTTGCTACACTTGCTCCGGTAAAAGAAGCCAAGGACAAACTTGCTGCGCTAACCCGTGAAGAAACAGCGGCGGCTGCACGATTTGTAGCCATGATTGATCAAGGGGTTCCAAATGAAGCGAGTGCGCCACCGCTTCCGGGTTACACAGAACCGGAGGCAGAAAAGGTGGAAGGTGCGTCACTTCCGGCAGCAGCAAGCGGTGAAAGAGTTACGTTGCAGACACAGGCGTCTACATCTGGGATGGCTCCATCGTCTTCTGCCATTCAGAAAGACTATCGAGGGTTACGCTTGAATACAGCTGATCTGCTACGTGTAATCGCCGGGGAAACATCGGGTGTACCAGGGCTTGCCGGTGCAGGCCATGCGATGCGTCAGCGCGCAGAACGTCTAGAGAAGAATCGGTTTACCGTTGCGTTATTCGGAGCGTTCAGTGCCGGCAAGTCTTCATTTGCGAATGCCCTGATGGGAGATTTAATCCTGCCTGTATCACCGAACCCGACAACGGCTGCGATTAACAAAATTTTACCGCCTGATGAGCAAAATCCGCACGGCAGTGTGCGAGTGCGCCTTAAGACAGCGGAAGATATGACAAGTGATGTCTTACAGTCACTTGATGTATTTGATATTGCGGCAGGCTCCATCGAGGAAGCCATCCAAAAGAGTACAGCACTTAATGCGGGCGATATTCACCCGACAGCGAAGCCGCACTATAGCTTCCTGCGTGCTGTGCAGAAAGGCTACGCAGAGATTAAGAATGAGCTTGGCACAGACTTAATTATTGGACTTGAAGAATTCCAGGCTTTCGTCGCTAAAGAAGAGAAAGCGTGCTTTGTTGAATGGATTGAGCTGTATTATGATTGCCCGCTGACACAGCAGGGGATTATTCTAGTCGATACACCAGGGGCTGATTCGATCAATGCACGTCATACAGGTGTCGCATTTGAATACATCAAAAATGCGGATGCTGTACTGTTCGTTACGTACTACAATCATGCATTCTCCCATGCAGACCGTGAATTCCTGATTCAGTTGGGTCGGGTAAAAGACACGTTTGCGATGGATAAAATGTTCTTCATTGTCAATGCGGCTGACCTTGCGCATTCGCAGGAAGAGCTCGATGGTGTAGTGAATCACGTTGTACAAAATCTCGGCACATGTGGGATTGTACGTCCGCGTATTTATCCGGTATCAAGCCAGACGGCGCTATTAGCACGCATGGGTGAGAAGAATAAGCTCACCGATTCAGGTGCTGCGATTTTGCGTAAGCGTCTTAGTGTAGGAGAAACAGAGGCGCTGCCGTCAGCGGAGGAAGCACTCACATTCTCCGGGCTGCGTCATTTTGAGAAAGAGTTTATTTCGTTCACATTAGAAGAGTTAACGGGTATTGCGCTGAAAGAAGCGTTCGCTGAAGTAGAGCGTGTGATCGGTACGATGGATGAGTTGATCGTCGCAGCACGCCAGGACGCAGGTGCCCGTGCCGAGCAGTTAAGTCGTACGGAACGGAAGCGAGAGACATCGCTTGCGACCATCCGTGACCTTGATACAGCAGCAGACATTCAGGCGCTGGAGAAAGAAGTAACGGAGCTTGCTTATTACGTGAAGCAGCGTGTCATGCTCCGCTTTAGCGAAGCGTTCCGTTATGCGTTTAACCCAACGAACTTAACAGAAGCGAATGGCCGGAATATGCAGAAGCTGCTCCGGGCAAGTCTCGACGAGTTATCGCGCTTCCTGGCATTTGACTTAGCTCAGGAAATGCGTGCTACTGCTTTGCGGGCGGAAACGTTTATGGCGAAGAACGGAGAGAAGGTTACTGACCGTTTGAACAAGCGATTAGACATTGAACACTTCTTCCTTCGGGCATGGGAGCAGCCGACGTATGATACGCCAGCTTTTGCAAGCCAGCTTCCAGAAGGCACAACCGGAGATCTTGCTGCAGCACTTAGTCTGTTTAAAAATCCAAAGCAGTTCTTTGAGCAGGGTGGACAGGATAAGATGAAAGATACGCTTGAGCAGCGTTATCAGGTGCCGGTACAGGCGTATGTGGATGGTGCAGCGCATGTACTGCATGATTATTATGTTCCTGCTTTCCGTACGCAGCTTGAGCAGCTTGCGGAGCGGGCTGTGCAGGAAGTGGAAGAGCACTTTGCAGGTTTGATTGCGGTACTGAGCACAGACATTGATGTAGAGGGTCTTGCATCTCTTCGTCAAGCTATTGCAGGACGGATTCAGACAGCAAGAGCTGAAATGGACATATAG
- the brnQ gene encoding branched-chain amino acid transport system II carrier protein, with protein sequence MNQSLSFKEILAIGLMTFSLFLGAGNIIFPPTLGHDAGIDMWRAVSGFLITGVGLPLLGVAAVARAGGGIQYIANRVHPLFSIIFSVLTYLAIGPLLAIPRTGAVAYEISLAPFLPEAFRTSSWSLFLYTFVFFGVAYWLCLNPGKLVDRFGKIITPFMIVLLAILLIRGAVNPLSEAQASALPNPFSKGFLEGYNTMDALASLVFGGVIAAAVAERGVTNRSKQAKLIVQAGLIAVIGLGLLYVGLAYMGATSGPAVGTYANGGELITILSKRLLGSVGLILLALAITFACLTTAVGLITSCAEFFSRLTENKVSYRAMLVVFTVASLIIANFGLSTILKISVPILVTLYPLAIVLIVLTLSNSLFQGRRGVYIGAVIGAAPLSLLDGIGATGVNVASITDALSQIPVLSTFMTFGLGWVIPALVGAVIGGVFSRISPTYSESHDIA encoded by the coding sequence ATGAATCAGTCATTATCTTTCAAGGAAATTCTGGCCATCGGACTTATGACATTCTCTCTGTTCCTTGGCGCTGGCAACATTATTTTCCCACCCACGCTCGGCCATGACGCCGGCATAGATATGTGGCGTGCGGTAAGTGGATTTCTAATTACAGGCGTTGGACTCCCACTCTTAGGCGTTGCCGCTGTCGCACGTGCGGGCGGTGGCATCCAGTATATCGCTAATCGTGTTCATCCGCTCTTTTCGATTATTTTCTCTGTACTTACATATCTTGCAATCGGTCCACTGCTTGCGATTCCACGTACAGGTGCAGTAGCGTATGAAATTAGTCTGGCACCATTTCTTCCGGAAGCGTTCCGTACATCTTCCTGGTCGTTGTTCCTGTATACGTTTGTGTTTTTTGGAGTAGCATACTGGCTGTGCCTTAATCCAGGCAAGCTTGTTGACCGTTTTGGTAAAATTATTACACCGTTTATGATCGTACTGCTGGCTATTCTCTTAATTCGCGGTGCTGTAAATCCACTCAGTGAAGCACAGGCATCCGCCCTGCCAAATCCGTTCTCTAAAGGATTCCTAGAAGGATATAATACAATGGATGCCCTGGCCTCTCTCGTATTCGGTGGTGTAATCGCTGCTGCGGTAGCCGAGCGCGGAGTCACGAACCGTAGTAAGCAGGCTAAACTGATCGTACAAGCTGGTCTCATTGCTGTTATTGGTCTTGGTCTACTGTATGTCGGCCTTGCTTATATGGGAGCTACAAGCGGACCAGCCGTAGGTACATACGCGAATGGCGGTGAACTTATTACGATACTATCTAAGCGTCTGCTCGGCTCAGTCGGCCTCATTCTTCTTGCACTGGCCATTACATTTGCCTGCCTGACAACAGCAGTTGGTCTGATTACAAGCTGTGCAGAATTCTTCTCTCGTCTAACTGAAAACAAAGTATCTTATCGTGCAATGCTTGTCGTATTCACCGTAGCAAGCTTAATTATTGCTAACTTCGGTCTCTCTACGATTCTGAAAATTTCAGTTCCAATTCTTGTGACACTATATCCACTCGCCATCGTGCTGATCGTGTTAACATTATCCAACTCCCTTTTCCAGGGACGTCGTGGTGTATACATCGGTGCGGTTATCGGTGCAGCTCCGCTCTCCCTTCTTGATGGAATTGGAGCAACTGGTGTAAATGTTGCCTCGATCACAGACGCATTGAGCCAGATTCCCGTTCTGAGCACCTTCATGACGTTTGGACTCGGATGGGTAATTCCGGCTCTTGTAGGCGCAGTGATTGGTGGAGTTTTCTCCCGTATATCTCCGACCTATTCAGAGTCTCATGACATTGCATAA
- a CDS encoding DUF3907 family protein translates to MPETQLKEICEEAYTRLKKVCIELEKFLNSTTLANLVQNSSDPEQYEAYYRSYLSDLRHLLVNSENAYEKLGICLRRAQFNKEFAQEVLYLVYHTCVNTFFYPKGEVYEEDGRNSYTGRDAIIFHKEVTPELKSLTLGMSKAFEYLRDELQYYETDYVTMKRMSAAR, encoded by the coding sequence ATGCCAGAGACGCAATTGAAAGAAATCTGTGAGGAAGCATATACGAGGCTGAAAAAAGTTTGTATAGAGTTGGAGAAGTTTTTGAATTCCACTACGCTTGCCAATCTTGTCCAGAACTCGTCAGACCCGGAACAGTATGAAGCTTACTATCGCAGCTACCTATCTGATCTTCGTCACTTACTAGTAAATAGTGAAAACGCTTACGAAAAGCTAGGGATTTGCTTGCGTCGTGCACAATTTAACAAGGAATTTGCTCAAGAAGTGCTGTATCTTGTCTATCATACTTGTGTGAATACATTCTTCTATCCAAAAGGCGAAGTATACGAAGAGGACGGACGTAATTCCTATACAGGTCGTGATGCTATTATCTTCCATAAAGAAGTGACACCGGAATTGAAAAGTCTGACTCTCGGAATGTCTAAAGCGTTTGAATATTTGCGTGATGAACTTCAATATTATGAAACGGATTATGTAACGATGAAGCGGATGAGCGCGGCACGCTAG
- a CDS encoding S8 family peptidase, producing MNRLYKYGAVSLLAILPVFLLAACLGKEAAPPTPKPGTTTSIRSADKEKYYKVNHISKVQEIRSDLGNSHHVVTIHHNSNQTSHYMKREVTVKFRTALTGPQLATILRTIDGKTKSHHGSTYIFKSSRMSTDQLIAYFSKRNDVQFAEPNYLLLPNAIPNDSLYPKYQWNMPAINMEQAWDISKGSDAVPIAIIDTGLDLHHPEFTDKVVDGYNVLNPGALPQDDNGHGTHVAGIIAARTNNGRGVAGIAWNNKLMPIKGIGGNGSGSSFDIAKGIIWATDHGARVINMSVGNYQPSSVLHDAIKYAFSKDVVMVAASGNDHSSQPSFPASYPEVVSVAAVDQNGNQAPFSNFGSSIDVAAPGVDIPSTYLPGEYAALSGTSMACPHVTGLAGLIRSLNPSLSNGEVMKIMRTTARDAGPAGWDHDYGYGIIDVASALKLATPPPPTGAASESPAQPIPALQPTEPISGLFERLRRLFVP from the coding sequence ATGAATCGACTTTATAAATATGGGGCCGTTAGTCTCCTCGCTATCCTGCCCGTTTTTTTACTAGCTGCTTGCCTGGGAAAAGAAGCGGCTCCGCCCACTCCAAAACCCGGCACAACAACGTCCATCCGTTCAGCAGACAAAGAAAAGTACTATAAAGTCAACCACATTAGTAAAGTCCAGGAAATCCGTTCTGATCTCGGAAATAGCCATCATGTCGTTACCATTCACCACAATAGCAATCAGACGAGTCACTACATGAAACGAGAAGTGACGGTTAAGTTTCGTACCGCACTCACTGGCCCACAACTAGCCACAATCCTGCGTACTATTGATGGGAAAACCAAGTCACACCACGGGTCAACCTATATTTTCAAATCAAGTCGCATGTCAACCGATCAACTTATTGCGTACTTCTCAAAGCGAAACGATGTGCAGTTCGCTGAGCCGAATTATCTTCTGCTCCCGAATGCCATACCAAACGATTCACTCTATCCCAAATATCAATGGAATATGCCCGCGATAAATATGGAACAGGCATGGGATATTAGCAAAGGAAGTGATGCTGTACCAATCGCGATCATTGACACAGGACTTGACTTGCATCACCCGGAATTCACAGACAAGGTAGTAGATGGCTATAACGTATTAAATCCTGGTGCGTTGCCACAAGATGACAACGGGCACGGCACACATGTAGCCGGCATTATTGCAGCCCGCACGAATAACGGTCGTGGTGTAGCAGGTATAGCATGGAATAACAAGCTTATGCCGATTAAGGGGATTGGCGGTAATGGAAGCGGCTCTTCTTTCGACATTGCCAAGGGTATCATATGGGCAACTGACCATGGGGCACGTGTCATTAACATGAGTGTTGGCAACTATCAACCATCCAGCGTGCTGCACGATGCCATCAAATATGCATTCAGTAAGGATGTCGTCATGGTAGCGGCCAGCGGCAACGATCATTCGTCTCAGCCAAGCTTTCCAGCCTCCTATCCAGAAGTAGTCAGCGTAGCCGCTGTTGATCAGAACGGAAATCAGGCTCCTTTTTCTAATTTTGGTTCTAGCATAGATGTGGCAGCTCCCGGCGTAGACATTCCTAGCACCTACCTCCCCGGTGAATACGCAGCATTATCTGGTACATCAATGGCTTGCCCCCACGTTACGGGTCTCGCCGGATTAATCCGCTCACTCAACCCTTCATTAAGCAATGGAGAGGTAATGAAAATCATGCGTACAACAGCACGCGACGCTGGCCCTGCCGGATGGGACCATGATTATGGATACGGTATTATTGATGTCGCTAGTGCTCTTAAACTTGCCACTCCACCCCCACCGACTGGTGCAGCATCTGAGTCACCGGCGCAGCCAATTCCGGCACTACAACCGACCGAGCCAATATCCGGGTTATTCGAGCGTCTTAGACGCCTGTTCGTGCCATAA
- the acsA gene encoding acetate--CoA ligase — protein sequence MATTERSKDIMLLDNTANLKDYDEAVRTANWKEIEKNFSWYTTGKVNMVYEAIDRHVDNGQGEKTALLYTDGERDEQYTYAQLRELSSRFANGLRSKGVKKGDRVFIFMPRSPELFIALLGIVRIGAIAGPLFEAFMEDAVRDRLQDSGAVAVVTTPGLLYRIPVQDLPELKHVILVSAEEKTADNQVLYEELMSVSADYTIEWGERESGMLLHYTSGSTGKPKGVLQVHDAMIHQYMAGKWVYDLREGDVYWCTADPGWVTGTSAGMWSPWLNGVTVVLRGGRFKPADWYATLEKYKVNVWFSAPTAFRMLMGEGDELPKRFDLSTLRHVLSAGEPLNPEVIRWGLDVLDRRIHDNWWMTETGSSICANYRSMPIRPGSMGKPLPFIKMAIVDDEGNELPPNTMGNLAIMPPWPAMMRQIWNNPAKYEEYFQTGWYLSGDSAYMDEDGYFWFEGRVDDVINTSGERVGPFEVESKLVEHPSVAEAGVIGVPDPVRGEIIKAFITLRAGYEESDELKEEIRVFVKERLAAHAAPRQIEFRDKLPKTRSGKIMRRVLKAWELGLPTGDLSTMED from the coding sequence ATGGCTACAACAGAAAGATCAAAAGATATTATGCTGTTAGATAACACAGCGAACCTTAAGGATTATGATGAGGCTGTTCGTACAGCTAATTGGAAAGAAATCGAAAAAAACTTTTCTTGGTATACAACAGGAAAAGTTAACATGGTATACGAAGCGATTGACCGTCATGTAGATAATGGTCAGGGCGAGAAAACCGCACTTCTTTATACAGATGGAGAGCGGGACGAGCAGTACACATATGCACAGCTTCGCGAACTGTCGAGCCGTTTTGCGAATGGTCTTCGTTCCAAAGGTGTTAAGAAAGGTGATCGCGTATTTATTTTTATGCCGCGTAGCCCAGAGTTGTTTATTGCACTTCTTGGTATTGTGCGCATTGGTGCAATTGCAGGTCCGTTATTTGAGGCATTCATGGAAGATGCTGTGCGTGACCGTCTCCAAGATAGCGGTGCGGTAGCTGTTGTGACAACACCAGGACTTCTGTACCGCATCCCGGTACAGGATCTGCCAGAATTGAAACATGTTATTCTGGTTAGTGCTGAAGAGAAAACAGCTGACAATCAAGTATTGTACGAAGAGCTGATGAGTGTATCGGCTGATTATACAATTGAATGGGGAGAACGTGAATCCGGCATGCTGCTTCACTATACATCCGGTTCCACAGGTAAGCCAAAAGGCGTTTTGCAGGTGCATGATGCGATGATCCATCAGTACATGGCAGGCAAATGGGTGTATGACCTGCGCGAAGGTGATGTTTACTGGTGTACAGCGGACCCAGGCTGGGTAACAGGGACATCAGCAGGCATGTGGTCTCCATGGCTTAACGGTGTAACGGTTGTATTGCGCGGTGGACGTTTTAAACCAGCTGACTGGTATGCAACACTTGAGAAATACAAAGTTAACGTTTGGTTCAGTGCGCCAACTGCATTCCGTATGCTGATGGGTGAAGGGGACGAGCTGCCGAAGCGCTTCGATCTGTCTACTCTCCGTCACGTTCTCTCTGCTGGTGAGCCGCTCAATCCAGAGGTAATTCGTTGGGGACTTGATGTACTTGACCGCCGCATCCATGATAACTGGTGGATGACTGAAACAGGTTCTTCGATCTGTGCTAACTATCGGTCTATGCCAATCCGTCCAGGTTCAATGGGTAAGCCGCTTCCGTTTATCAAAATGGCAATTGTCGATGATGAAGGGAATGAACTTCCACCGAACACAATGGGCAACCTGGCAATCATGCCGCCATGGCCAGCGATGATGCGTCAGATCTGGAACAACCCAGCGAAATATGAAGAATACTTCCAGACTGGCTGGTACTTGTCCGGTGACTCTGCTTATATGGATGAAGACGGTTATTTCTGGTTCGAAGGTCGTGTGGATGATGTTATTAACACATCAGGTGAGCGTGTAGGACCATTTGAAGTTGAAAGTAAGCTTGTGGAGCATCCATCAGTAGCGGAAGCGGGCGTTATCGGTGTACCGGATCCGGTACGCGGTGAGATCATCAAAGCGTTCATTACGCTTCGTGCAGGATATGAAGAAAGTGATGAACTTAAAGAAGAGATTCGTGTATTCGTGAAGGAGCGTCTGGCTGCGCATGCCGCGCCGCGTCAGATTGAATTCCGTGACAAGCTTCCGAAGACACGTTCCGGTAAAATTATGCGTCGTGTTTTGAAAGCATGGGAGCTTGGCCTTCCGACAGGAGATTTGTCTACAATGGAAGATTAG
- a CDS encoding 3'-5' exonuclease has product MYSFPLGKYIKHITTSWYKEKPALDPDLVADIQTMIASVNRHTYEDQLLKRMRFIVFDTETTGFHPYAGDEIISIGAVVVENGAIQEKLFHELIQPRKPIPAIVTEITGISNEDVADAPPVLPVLHKFLQFIGDDYLVAHCADFDINFLNTKLKKLCKTKLNNPVIDTMSISYHILPNNKSYGLDTLLDLYHIQVEGRHTALGDAVMTAELFLCFLDELEKRGIETLHGLEGYIKTMHLLRQRQETGYASI; this is encoded by the coding sequence ATGTACTCATTTCCACTTGGTAAATACATCAAGCACATCACAACCAGCTGGTACAAAGAAAAGCCTGCCCTTGACCCTGATCTAGTCGCGGACATCCAGACTATGATTGCTTCCGTGAACCGTCATACTTATGAAGATCAGCTATTAAAACGGATGCGCTTTATTGTGTTTGATACAGAGACGACCGGATTTCATCCGTATGCAGGTGATGAGATTATTTCCATTGGCGCAGTCGTTGTTGAAAACGGTGCCATTCAGGAAAAACTCTTCCATGAACTAATCCAACCACGCAAACCGATTCCAGCGATCGTGACAGAAATCACAGGAATTTCCAATGAAGATGTCGCAGATGCTCCTCCCGTTCTGCCAGTCCTTCATAAATTCCTGCAATTTATCGGAGATGACTACCTGGTTGCCCACTGCGCAGACTTCGATATAAACTTCCTGAACACCAAGCTTAAAAAGCTATGCAAGACAAAGTTAAACAACCCCGTTATTGATACAATGTCGATCTCCTATCATATACTTCCGAACAATAAGTCATATGGGCTTGACACCTTACTTGACCTATATCATATTCAGGTCGAAGGGCGCCACACTGCGCTTGGTGATGCGGTAATGACTGCTGAGCTATTTCTCTGCTTCCTTGATGAATTAGAGAAGCGTGGCATCGAGACCCTGCACGGCCTTGAAGGTTATATTAAGACGATGCACTTACTTCGTCAGAGACAGGAAACAGGCTATGCTTCTATATAA
- a CDS encoding ABC transporter ATP-binding protein, whose protein sequence is MLAVHQLTYQYPKSSTPVLDHVSFAVQQGEFVSLIGASGSGKSTIFRLIAGLAEPNAGSIQIGGVQEKNRLGKVALMPQKDLLLPWRTVLDNILLPAEIAGQPREEAVRQAQEWIIRAGLSGYADAYPSQLSGGMRQRVSFLRTIMTGADVLLLDEPFGALDTLTRQDMQEWLLSIWEQLGKTVLFITHDIEEAVLVSDRVLVLRPGENCVEMPIQLRRPRTKELVFTPEFTAYRQQLTHMISGRKGK, encoded by the coding sequence ATGCTTGCTGTTCACCAGTTAACATATCAGTATCCAAAGAGCAGTACACCGGTATTGGATCATGTATCGTTTGCTGTACAACAGGGTGAATTCGTCTCGCTGATCGGGGCGAGCGGGTCTGGGAAAAGCACGATCTTTCGGTTGATAGCAGGGCTTGCCGAACCGAATGCGGGCAGCATCCAAATTGGTGGCGTCCAAGAAAAGAATAGACTGGGAAAAGTAGCGCTGATGCCGCAAAAAGATCTGCTCCTTCCGTGGCGCACGGTGCTGGATAATATTTTGCTTCCGGCAGAAATAGCAGGGCAGCCAAGAGAAGAGGCTGTTCGGCAGGCGCAGGAGTGGATCATTCGCGCCGGGCTGTCCGGTTATGCAGATGCGTATCCATCCCAGCTGTCTGGTGGAATGCGGCAGCGGGTATCGTTTTTGCGAACCATTATGACAGGGGCTGATGTTCTGTTGCTGGATGAACCATTCGGGGCACTTGACACGCTAACCCGTCAGGATATGCAGGAATGGCTGCTAAGCATTTGGGAACAGCTTGGCAAAACAGTACTCTTTATTACGCATGATATTGAAGAAGCAGTGCTTGTAAGTGATCGAGTGCTTGTGCTGCGTCCAGGTGAAAATTGCGTGGAGATGCCGATTCAACTGCGTCGTCCACGTACGAAAGAACTGGTCTTCACACCGGAGTTTACCGCGTATCGCCAGCAGTTGACACATATGATCAGCGGGAGGAAGGGAAAATGA